Proteins encoded in a region of the Candidatus Hydrogenedentota bacterium genome:
- a CDS encoding cation transporter, which translates to MSVPAPSARIVRRVTLWGLLVNLLLSATKFVTGIMSDSQALVADAFHSLSDSVTDIVVIVGAPFWSAPADSDHPYGHGRIETMVTVVIGVMLGIVGLALAYNALATLAVEDTTNPGWLAFVVACLSIVVKEWLYRWTARVGRRIKSSAMIANAWHHRSDAFSSIPVAVAVLGAQIRPSWTFLDHVAALLVALMIMQATWRIIAPALQQLSEAGVSEIENKVLDGLARDTAGVRSVHGIRTRRLGPGLFVDLHVLVDPGLTVHEGHEIARAVKQRLLHEGEDVVDVLVHIEPFEEEAETRRA; encoded by the coding sequence ATGTCCGTGCCTGCGCCCTCCGCCAGGATTGTGCGCAGGGTTACCCTGTGGGGTCTGCTCGTCAACTTGTTGCTGTCCGCGACCAAGTTTGTGACGGGAATCATGTCGGACAGCCAGGCGCTCGTCGCGGACGCCTTTCATAGCCTCAGCGACTCGGTCACGGACATTGTTGTCATTGTTGGGGCACCGTTCTGGTCTGCGCCCGCGGACTCGGACCATCCCTATGGTCATGGCCGCATTGAGACCATGGTCACGGTGGTCATCGGCGTCATGCTAGGCATCGTGGGCCTTGCCTTGGCGTATAACGCGCTGGCAACTCTGGCCGTGGAAGACACGACAAACCCCGGCTGGCTGGCCTTCGTCGTCGCGTGCCTCTCCATTGTGGTCAAAGAGTGGCTGTACCGATGGACCGCGCGCGTGGGGCGGCGGATCAAGTCCTCCGCGATGATCGCCAACGCCTGGCACCACCGCTCCGACGCGTTCAGCTCGATCCCTGTGGCAGTCGCCGTGCTCGGTGCGCAGATTCGACCCTCCTGGACCTTTCTCGACCACGTCGCCGCGCTGCTCGTGGCCTTGATGATCATGCAGGCCACGTGGCGGATTATTGCGCCCGCGCTGCAGCAATTGAGCGAAGCCGGGGTGTCCGAGATCGAAAACAAAGTCCTTGATGGCCTCGCCCGCGACACGGCCGGCGTGCGGTCCGTGCATGGCATACGTACGCGTCGGCTGGGACCGGGCCTGTTCGTGGACCTGCACGTGCTCGTCGACCCCGGCCTTACGGTACATGAGGGGCACGAGATCGCGCGCGCCGTCAAGCAGCGGCTTCTGCACGAGGGGGAGGACGTGGTCGACGTGCTGGTGCACATCGAACCGTTCGAGGAAGAAGCCGAGACCAGGCGCGCGTGA
- the lon gene encoding endopeptidase La — protein sequence MSAKAQNHGQTARLPLLPLKDAVVFPRMVVPLIVGRPASLAAVEESLADEMPIFLLTQTESAEEHPGPEHLHRVGTAANILQTTRLPDGTMKVVVEGLGRGRVRRFYLDGATPEVLVVRIDKAAPADSEISGLMRAALTQFEQFARLSGRVAPEIVLSLKEIAEADVLADMLCAYMPGNVEERQGLLETTHAGQRLERIAGILMRENELFEIERNVRERVREQMERGQREHYLQEQLKAIHQELGGREEGGDEFADLRALIQKARMPKEVRERAEHELARYARMPLMSPEGVVIRTYLEWLIEVPWSKRTKDSIDIVRAQQVLDEDHFGLEKVKERILEFLAVRKLSQDVRGPILCLVGPPGVGKTSLGQSIARAMNRKFVRVSLGGIRDEAEIRGHRRTYIGALPGRIIQSMKKVGVKNPVFMLDEIDKMNVDFRGDPSSALLEVLDPAQNKAFSDHYLEVEFDLSEVFFVATSNTEFDIPHALRDRMEIVRMPGYTSYEKTAIARDFLVPKQMKTCGLTEAHIAFEPEGIDTVVARYTREAGVRELERQIASVCRKVARKVVTQPDQPAIRVGADAVFEFLGPPKYTEQFADKKPQTGVAIGMAWTEAGGDILNIETSVAKGKGRLMLTGQLGDVMKESAQAAHTYLRAHADALHLPEDFHKTLDIHIHIPEGAIPKDGPSAGVALLVSMLSALTGRAPRVGISMTGEITLRGRVLPVGGIKEKVLAAHRAGVRHIILPKENEKDFPEVHEEVRRDISFTLVEEVGEVLRIAFPEEEAQPRTEEA from the coding sequence ATGTCAGCGAAAGCGCAAAATCATGGGCAGACGGCGCGATTGCCGCTGCTGCCGTTGAAGGACGCCGTTGTATTCCCGCGGATGGTCGTGCCGTTGATCGTGGGCCGGCCCGCATCGCTGGCGGCGGTCGAAGAGTCGCTTGCAGACGAAATGCCGATCTTCCTCCTGACGCAGACGGAGTCCGCGGAGGAGCACCCGGGCCCGGAGCACCTGCACCGGGTCGGCACGGCGGCGAACATCCTGCAGACCACGCGGCTGCCCGACGGCACGATGAAGGTTGTGGTCGAGGGTCTGGGCCGGGGCCGGGTGCGCCGCTTCTACCTTGACGGCGCGACGCCCGAGGTGCTGGTGGTCCGAATCGACAAGGCGGCGCCCGCGGACAGCGAGATTTCGGGGCTCATGCGCGCGGCGTTGACGCAGTTCGAGCAGTTCGCGCGGTTGAGCGGGCGCGTAGCCCCGGAGATCGTGCTGTCGCTGAAGGAAATCGCCGAGGCGGACGTGCTGGCTGACATGCTGTGCGCGTATATGCCGGGCAACGTAGAGGAGCGTCAAGGCCTGCTCGAAACGACGCACGCGGGGCAGCGCCTCGAGCGGATCGCGGGCATCCTCATGCGCGAGAACGAACTGTTTGAAATCGAACGTAACGTGCGCGAGCGCGTGCGCGAGCAGATGGAGCGCGGGCAGCGGGAGCATTACCTGCAGGAGCAGTTGAAAGCGATTCATCAGGAACTGGGCGGACGCGAGGAAGGCGGGGACGAATTCGCGGACTTGCGCGCGCTCATCCAGAAAGCGCGGATGCCGAAGGAGGTCCGCGAGAGGGCGGAACACGAACTGGCCCGTTACGCGCGCATGCCGCTGATGAGCCCCGAGGGCGTGGTCATCCGCACCTACCTGGAATGGCTGATTGAGGTGCCATGGAGCAAGCGCACGAAGGACAGCATCGACATCGTGCGCGCGCAGCAAGTACTTGACGAGGACCATTTCGGCCTGGAGAAGGTCAAGGAGCGCATTCTCGAGTTCCTCGCGGTGCGCAAACTGAGCCAGGACGTGCGCGGGCCGATCCTGTGCCTGGTGGGGCCGCCCGGAGTCGGCAAGACCTCGCTTGGCCAGTCGATTGCGCGCGCTATGAACCGAAAGTTCGTGCGCGTGTCGCTCGGCGGCATCCGCGACGAGGCGGAAATCCGGGGCCATCGGCGGACGTACATCGGCGCGCTGCCCGGACGGATCATCCAGAGCATGAAAAAGGTGGGCGTGAAGAACCCGGTGTTCATGCTCGACGAGATCGACAAGATGAACGTGGATTTCCGGGGCGACCCGTCGTCCGCGCTGCTCGAGGTGCTCGACCCGGCGCAGAACAAGGCGTTCAGCGACCACTACCTGGAAGTGGAGTTCGACTTGTCCGAGGTGTTTTTCGTCGCGACGTCGAACACGGAATTCGACATCCCTCATGCGCTGCGCGACCGCATGGAAATCGTGCGCATGCCGGGATACACGAGCTACGAGAAGACGGCCATCGCGCGAGATTTCCTTGTCCCGAAGCAGATGAAGACGTGCGGCCTTACGGAAGCGCACATCGCGTTCGAGCCGGAAGGCATCGACACGGTCGTCGCGCGGTACACGCGCGAGGCGGGCGTGCGCGAACTGGAGCGGCAGATTGCGAGCGTGTGCCGCAAGGTGGCGCGCAAGGTCGTGACGCAGCCGGACCAGCCCGCGATACGCGTGGGCGCGGACGCGGTGTTCGAGTTTCTCGGGCCGCCGAAGTATACGGAGCAGTTCGCGGACAAGAAGCCGCAGACCGGCGTGGCCATCGGCATGGCCTGGACCGAGGCTGGCGGCGATATCCTGAATATCGAGACGAGCGTCGCGAAGGGGAAGGGCCGCCTGATGCTCACGGGGCAGTTGGGCGACGTAATGAAGGAATCGGCGCAGGCGGCGCACACGTACCTGCGCGCGCACGCGGACGCGCTGCACCTGCCCGAGGATTTCCACAAGACGCTCGACATCCACATCCACATCCCGGAAGGCGCGATTCCGAAGGACGGGCCGTCGGCGGGCGTGGCGCTACTCGTGTCGATGCTTTCCGCGCTGACCGGCCGCGCGCCGCGCGTCGGCATCAGCATGACGGGCGAGATCACGCTGCGCGGGCGGGTGCTGCCCGTGGGCGGCATCAAGGAAAAGGTGCTCGCGGCGCACCGTGCGGGCGTGCGCCACATCATCCTGCCGAAAGAGAACGAGAAGGACTTCCCGGAGGTTCACGAGGAAGTGCGGCGCGACATCAGCTTCACGCTCGTGGAGGAAGTCGGCGAAGTGCTGCGCATCGCGTTTCCCGAAGAGGAAGCGCAGCCGCGGACTGAAGAGGCGTGA
- the folP gene encoding dihydropteroate synthase, with protein MDEKWKEPRRTLIMGILNVTPDSFYDGGRIQGPEQAYDIAERMCRDGADWLDTGGESSRPGAAPVGLDEELRRVLPVIEALRGLPAHISVDTCRAETARRALALGAAMVNDISALRGDPEMAGVVADAGCLCVLMHMRGNPMTMQDAPQYNNVVDDICAFFEERLAAAARAGVREEQVWLDPGFGFGKTVAHNLELLRRLREFKRFGRPVLIGTSNKSAIGAVLDAPVNERFEGTAATVAVAIMNGADAVRVHDVRAMARVARMTDAVLAGE; from the coding sequence ATGGATGAGAAATGGAAAGAGCCGCGGCGCACCCTGATTATGGGCATCTTGAATGTGACCCCCGATTCGTTCTACGACGGCGGGCGCATCCAGGGTCCCGAACAGGCGTATGACATCGCCGAACGCATGTGCCGGGACGGCGCGGACTGGCTGGACACCGGCGGCGAGTCGTCGCGGCCGGGCGCGGCGCCGGTCGGCCTGGACGAGGAACTGCGGCGGGTGTTGCCGGTAATCGAGGCGCTTCGGGGTCTTCCGGCGCACATCTCGGTGGACACGTGCCGCGCGGAAACGGCGCGCCGCGCGCTGGCGCTGGGCGCGGCCATGGTGAACGACATCAGCGCGCTGCGCGGCGACCCGGAGATGGCGGGAGTCGTAGCCGATGCGGGCTGTTTGTGCGTTTTGATGCACATGCGGGGCAACCCGATGACGATGCAGGACGCGCCGCAGTATAATAACGTCGTGGACGATATCTGCGCGTTCTTCGAGGAGCGGCTCGCAGCCGCGGCGCGCGCGGGCGTGCGCGAGGAACAGGTCTGGCTTGACCCGGGATTCGGCTTCGGCAAGACCGTTGCGCATAACCTTGAACTGTTGCGGCGGCTGCGCGAGTTCAAGCGCTTCGGCAGGCCGGTGCTCATCGGCACGTCGAACAAGTCGGCCATCGGCGCCGTGCTCGACGCGCCGGTCAACGAACGCTTCGAAGGCACGGCGGCGACGGTGGCCGTAGCTATCATGAACGGGGCGGACGCGGTCCGGGTACACGACGTGCGCGCCATGGCGCGCGTCGCGCGCATGACGGACGCGGTGCTCGCGGGAGAATGA
- the glmM gene encoding phosphoglucosamine mutase, with product MSDRLFGTDGIRGLANQHPMTAEMALKVGRAAGLIFLKSERQHTILIGKDTRRSCYMIENALTAGFCSVGVNVLLTGPLPTPGVSYIMRSLRCDGGIMISASHNPYADNGIKIFGSDGYKIPDAAEDEIQRLIATGEVDAFRPVAEKIGTARRIDDAVGRYIEFVKATFPKGMRLDGLRIVVDCSNGAGYKAGPETFRELGAEVTAIGDRPNGLNINHGVGSVFSEEMRATVIRERADVGIAFDGDGDRIAMADEHGRLLDGNAILAIMGVERLEQDRLPGNTVVANVMANAGLERALAPHGGKVLHAKVGDRYVVEAMREHRLTVGGEPSGHIVLLEHNTTGDATIAALDVLAVMVRKDQPLSAIANVYQALPECHRKTPVDPAHRPDADRLEQLARDAESELSGQGRVVIRPSGTEPVIRVMVQHENLRKAEALAGKLVEKVAGL from the coding sequence ATGAGCGACCGGCTATTCGGCACGGACGGCATCCGCGGCCTGGCCAATCAGCATCCCATGACCGCCGAGATGGCGCTGAAAGTGGGGCGCGCGGCAGGACTGATCTTTCTGAAGTCGGAGCGGCAGCACACGATCCTCATCGGCAAGGACACGCGCCGCTCCTGCTACATGATCGAGAACGCGCTCACCGCGGGATTCTGCTCAGTCGGCGTGAACGTGTTGCTCACGGGCCCCCTGCCGACGCCGGGCGTTTCGTACATCATGCGAAGCCTGCGCTGCGACGGCGGAATCATGATCTCCGCGTCGCACAACCCCTACGCCGACAACGGCATCAAAATCTTCGGCAGCGACGGCTACAAAATCCCCGACGCGGCCGAGGACGAAATCCAGCGGCTCATCGCCACGGGCGAGGTGGACGCGTTCCGGCCCGTCGCCGAGAAAATCGGCACCGCGCGCCGCATCGACGACGCCGTCGGCCGTTATATCGAGTTCGTGAAGGCCACGTTCCCGAAGGGCATGCGCCTGGACGGATTGCGCATCGTGGTGGACTGCTCGAACGGGGCCGGGTATAAGGCCGGCCCGGAGACGTTCCGCGAACTCGGCGCCGAGGTCACCGCCATAGGCGACCGGCCCAACGGTCTGAACATCAACCACGGCGTCGGCTCCGTCTTCTCCGAGGAAATGCGCGCCACGGTCATCCGGGAGCGCGCCGACGTGGGCATCGCTTTCGATGGCGACGGAGATCGCATCGCCATGGCCGACGAGCACGGGCGCCTGCTCGACGGCAACGCGATCCTCGCAATCATGGGCGTCGAGCGGCTTGAACAAGACCGCCTGCCCGGGAACACCGTCGTGGCGAATGTCATGGCGAACGCCGGCCTCGAACGCGCACTGGCTCCGCACGGCGGCAAGGTGCTGCACGCAAAGGTCGGCGACCGCTATGTCGTCGAGGCCATGCGCGAACACCGCCTCACCGTCGGCGGCGAACCGTCGGGCCATATTGTATTGCTCGAACACAACACGACGGGCGACGCCACCATCGCCGCGCTCGATGTCCTCGCGGTCATGGTGCGCAAGGACCAGCCGCTGAGCGCCATCGCGAACGTATATCAGGCGCTGCCCGAATGCCACCGGAAAACGCCCGTCGATCCCGCGCACCGGCCCGACGCGGACCGCCTCGAACAGCTTGCGCGCGACGCCGAATCGGAACTCAGCGGACAGGGCCGCGTCGTCATCCGCCCGTCCGGCACGGAGCCGGTGATCCGCGTCATGGTCCAACACGAAAACCTGCGCAAGGCGGAAGCCCTCGCGGGCAAGCTCGTGGAAAAGGTCGCGGGTCTGTAG
- a CDS encoding AGE family epimerase/isomerase: MSIRKRLTEARMEVENHLHNELLPFWTTHGVDKECGGFLTYFDRDGNPTGQTDKTLVCQARCIYAYSSAHRAGLGDGRFLEMARQGVDFLINHFWDEENTGWHWICRQDGTPLNTLKIMYGQSFAIYALSEYGMASGDHRGAEMAEETYEAITRLASDNEHGGFFEFMERDWKRRPGGRSGGDRKSLDVHMHLMEAFTNLYEATGVIGYKEDTEYIINLIYEHMIQPKFGVGVAQFMLDWTPVRAIIFDSVWGSDRDVEEDSGRPLDNTSYGHNVEFGWLLKHTIDICGFDLETFKPRIQKLYDHCHKYGIDWERGGVYCEGPIDGPARERNKEFWQQAETLVAMLDGFEIFGDEKYLDAYENVHGFVMDTMINHEVGEWFPLFDEDNNLLWDYMAHAWKINYHTVRSMLECERRLNRLLAVHAHK, encoded by the coding sequence ATGAGCATCCGCAAGAGACTCACTGAAGCCCGCATGGAAGTCGAGAATCATTTGCACAATGAATTGCTCCCGTTCTGGACAACGCACGGCGTGGACAAGGAATGCGGGGGGTTTCTGACCTATTTCGACCGCGACGGCAATCCCACCGGTCAGACGGACAAAACGCTCGTCTGTCAGGCCCGCTGCATCTACGCGTACTCTTCCGCCCACCGCGCGGGGCTGGGCGACGGCAGGTTTCTAGAGATGGCGCGCCAGGGCGTCGATTTTCTCATCAACCATTTCTGGGACGAGGAAAACACGGGCTGGCACTGGATTTGCCGGCAGGACGGCACGCCGCTCAACACGCTCAAGATCATGTATGGCCAGTCGTTCGCGATCTACGCGCTCAGCGAATACGGCATGGCCTCCGGCGACCACCGCGGCGCCGAAATGGCCGAGGAAACTTATGAAGCCATTACGCGCCTTGCCTCGGACAACGAGCATGGCGGATTCTTCGAATTCATGGAACGCGACTGGAAGCGCCGCCCCGGCGGGCGGTCCGGCGGCGACCGCAAATCGCTCGACGTGCACATGCACCTCATGGAGGCATTTACGAACCTCTACGAGGCCACCGGCGTCATCGGCTACAAGGAAGACACGGAATACATCATCAATCTCATCTACGAGCACATGATCCAGCCCAAGTTCGGCGTTGGCGTCGCTCAATTCATGCTCGACTGGACGCCCGTGCGCGCGATCATCTTCGACAGCGTCTGGGGCTCGGACCGCGACGTCGAGGAGGATTCCGGGCGGCCCCTGGACAACACCAGCTACGGCCACAACGTCGAATTCGGCTGGCTGCTCAAGCACACCATCGACATTTGCGGCTTCGACCTCGAGACGTTCAAGCCGCGCATTCAGAAGCTCTACGATCACTGCCACAAATACGGGATCGACTGGGAGCGCGGCGGCGTCTATTGCGAAGGGCCGATTGACGGCCCCGCGCGCGAGCGGAACAAGGAATTCTGGCAGCAGGCCGAGACGCTCGTCGCCATGCTCGACGGCTTCGAGATTTTTGGCGACGAGAAATATCTCGACGCCTACGAGAACGTGCACGGCTTCGTGATGGACACCATGATCAATCACGAAGTGGGCGAATGGTTCCCCCTCTTCGACGAGGACAACAACCTGCTCTGGGACTACATGGCCCACGCGTGGAAGATCAACTACCACACGGTGCGCTCGATGCTCGAATGCGAAAGGAGGCTCAACCGTCTGCTCGCCGTGCACGCACACAAATAA
- a CDS encoding archaeosortase/exosortase family protein, with protein MANPTPGPAPRGGRSWVQMVTFFVVFVVIVLGLLIGYRYVIDTLANDWYLFQVARHTAWTLDHIGHEGSLEGDTRSGPAAARTRASLAAWDRGENAPSEADIAAASEAPLTPWEVFRFRLGRQIGTHNPAEIRATLEAWDRGESQPAAEAVQAASGAPLSLWEQYRFRRQKSQREGRSTGPRVWFVLRPGLETGLRDINQQIESIRDNRGPESTEPSREESVLEEQAAALQARLQTVRKESPRSAELGRYFVFIVVPECGAIEVMAIFLAAVIAFPTRWWKRFVGLVAGLPIMYLVNVLRLSCLAVVGALDVTPDRWVFSFAHEYVWQTVYIVFVVAVWLVWIEYVVRRKA; from the coding sequence ATGGCGAACCCCACGCCGGGCCCTGCGCCTCGCGGCGGCCGTTCCTGGGTGCAGATGGTCACCTTCTTCGTGGTATTTGTGGTAATCGTGCTTGGGCTTCTGATCGGTTACCGCTACGTTATCGACACGCTCGCGAATGACTGGTACCTTTTCCAGGTGGCGCGGCACACGGCATGGACCCTGGACCACATCGGACACGAGGGCTCGCTGGAGGGGGATACGCGTTCAGGCCCGGCCGCGGCGCGGACGCGCGCGAGCCTGGCTGCGTGGGACCGGGGCGAGAATGCGCCGAGTGAGGCGGATATTGCCGCTGCGTCGGAGGCGCCGTTGACCCCGTGGGAGGTATTCCGCTTTCGTTTGGGGCGTCAGATTGGCACGCATAATCCGGCCGAGATCCGCGCCACGCTTGAGGCATGGGACAGGGGAGAATCACAGCCCGCGGCGGAAGCCGTCCAGGCGGCATCCGGCGCGCCGCTTTCCCTGTGGGAACAATACCGCTTTCGCCGGCAAAAATCGCAACGGGAAGGACGTTCGACAGGTCCGCGCGTCTGGTTTGTGCTCCGGCCGGGACTGGAGACCGGGCTCCGGGATATCAACCAGCAGATTGAGTCCATACGCGACAATCGCGGCCCGGAATCGACCGAACCTTCGCGCGAGGAGAGCGTCCTCGAGGAGCAGGCGGCGGCTTTGCAGGCGCGCCTGCAAACGGTGCGCAAGGAGTCGCCGCGCAGCGCGGAACTCGGCCGGTATTTTGTTTTCATCGTGGTGCCGGAATGCGGGGCGATCGAAGTGATGGCCATCTTTCTGGCGGCGGTCATTGCGTTTCCGACCCGGTGGTGGAAACGGTTCGTTGGGCTAGTCGCAGGCCTGCCGATTATGTATCTGGTCAACGTGCTGCGGTTGTCGTGCCTTGCGGTGGTGGGCGCGCTGGACGTGACGCCTGACCGCTGGGTCTTCAGCTTCGCGCACGAATATGTCTGGCAGACGGTGTACATCGTATTTGTCGTGGCGGTGTGGCTCGTATGGATTGAATATGTGGTGCGGAGGAAAGCGTGA
- the ilvB gene encoding biosynthetic-type acetolactate synthase large subunit, whose protein sequence is MSGADMMIHVLAEHGVDTIFGYSGGAILPTYDAIFRYNRDHPDTSINLVVPANEQGAGFMAAGYSRATGKVGVSVVTSGPAATNSVTPVRDCMADSVPMVLICGQVARAAVGTDAFQEAPVFSIMSACAKHVFLVKDETELEATVRSAFEIARSGRPGPVVIDVPKDVQNHMGVYQGTGTLPFHGYKRRMEQINGSHVPDAQSAKFFEYLCAAKRPLIYAGGGVIAGNAAFELREFAERFQVPVVTTLMGIGAMDTAGDLCLRMLGMHGMAYANYAVLDCDFLFTVGARFDDRVCAAPKKFAANAKIAQVDIDAAEIGKVKQTDWAHVGHVKTALRDLITYGKDIRPDFSKWTAHTRAMKQRHHQDFNRNAAIIQPQRVCECLNEITKGDAIIATGVGQHQMFAAQHFDFKQPRTFLTSGSMGTMGFGLPAAIGAQFGCPDKLVVDVDGDGSLRMNLGELETCTNYNIPVKVLLLNNCGDGMVVQWQTLYYEGRFSGTDKTLHKKDFVRAAQADGFEFARRIDREEELRSALDAFVAHPGPAFLEVVVDKNAFVYPMVGPGMAYDQMLTGPYITSREALEQEAKLETSDSF, encoded by the coding sequence GCCGGGTTCATGGCGGCGGGCTACTCCCGCGCCACGGGCAAGGTCGGGGTCTCGGTTGTCACGTCGGGTCCGGCGGCAACGAACAGCGTGACGCCCGTGCGCGACTGCATGGCGGATTCCGTGCCCATGGTCCTGATCTGCGGCCAGGTGGCCCGGGCGGCGGTTGGCACGGATGCGTTCCAGGAAGCGCCCGTGTTCAGCATCATGAGCGCGTGCGCCAAGCACGTCTTTCTCGTGAAGGACGAGACGGAACTGGAAGCCACCGTGCGCAGCGCGTTCGAAATTGCGCGCAGCGGACGGCCGGGTCCGGTGGTGATCGACGTGCCGAAAGACGTGCAGAACCACATGGGCGTCTATCAGGGCACGGGCACGCTGCCGTTCCACGGGTATAAGCGCCGCATGGAGCAAATAAACGGGTCGCATGTGCCCGACGCGCAAAGCGCGAAGTTTTTTGAGTACTTGTGCGCCGCGAAGCGCCCGTTGATCTATGCGGGCGGCGGCGTGATAGCCGGGAATGCCGCGTTCGAACTGCGGGAATTCGCGGAACGGTTCCAGGTGCCCGTCGTGACGACGCTGATGGGCATCGGCGCTATGGACACGGCCGGCGACCTGTGCCTGCGCATGCTCGGCATGCATGGTATGGCCTATGCCAACTACGCCGTGCTCGACTGTGATTTCCTTTTCACCGTGGGCGCGCGCTTCGATGACCGCGTGTGCGCCGCGCCGAAGAAATTCGCGGCAAACGCCAAGATCGCGCAGGTCGATATCGACGCGGCGGAAATCGGCAAGGTCAAGCAGACGGACTGGGCGCACGTTGGCCACGTGAAGACCGCATTGCGCGACTTGATCACGTACGGCAAGGATATCCGGCCCGATTTCTCGAAGTGGACCGCGCACACGCGCGCCATGAAACAGCGCCACCATCAGGATTTCAACCGGAATGCGGCCATCATCCAGCCGCAACGCGTCTGCGAGTGCCTCAACGAAATCACGAAAGGCGACGCTATCATCGCCACGGGCGTCGGCCAGCACCAGATGTTCGCCGCGCAGCACTTCGATTTCAAGCAGCCGCGCACGTTCCTGACCTCGGGCAGCATGGGCACCATGGGCTTCGGCCTGCCCGCCGCCATCGGCGCGCAATTCGGCTGCCCGGACAAGCTCGTGGTCGATGTCGACGGTGACGGCAGCCTGCGCATGAATCTCGGCGAACTGGAAACCTGCACCAACTATAACATCCCGGTCAAGGTTCTGTTGCTCAACAACTGCGGGGACGGCATGGTGGTGCAGTGGCAGACCCTCTATTACGAAGGCCGTTTCTCCGGCACCGACAAGACCCTGCACAAGAAGGATTTCGTGCGGGCGGCTCAGGCGGACGGCTTCGAGTTCGCGCGCCGCATCGACCGCGAGGAGGAACTGCGGAGCGCGCTTGATGCGTTCGTTGCGCACCCCGGCCCGGCATTCCTTGAGGTGGTCGTGGACAAGAATGCCTTTGTCTATCCCATGGTCGGTCCCGGCATGGCGTACGACCAGATGCTGACCGGCCCGTACATCACAAGCCGGGAAGCCCTCGAACAGGAAGCCAAGCTGGAGACGTCGGACAGTTTTTAG